The Desulfovibrio fairfieldensis sequence TTCATATTCGTGATACGGTTAAATGTTTGGAACTCTCTATAGAAAATCCTCCAATTAAGGGAGAACGTGTCTGCATACGGAATCAGGTCACAGAAACACATAGGATTAGGGACTTGGCTAAATTGGTATCTAAATTGACAGGAGCAGAGACTATTAGCATACCCGACCCACGTAACGAAGACATAGAAAATGATTTGGATGTAGATCATAGATGCTTTCTCGAATTGGGGCTCCAGCCTACTACCTTGGCAGAAGGTTTGCTTTCGGAAATTTATAATATTTCTCAGAAGTATGCAGATCGCTGCGATAAAAAAAAGATCCCTTGTGTTTCCTACTGGGATAGAGAACGTGCAGAGGAATGCAAAAAATTTTATGAAGCCAATGAATTGATCAGCAGGGTATAAATTATGCCAGCTCCAATTGCCATTTTTGCATTTAACAGGCCTGACTTGTTGCAACAAACCATAGCAGCACTTATGGCAAACCCCCTTTCCGAGAAAAGTAATGTTACCATATTTTGCGATGGGCCACGTGACGAAGCCGAAGCGTTGTTGACAGGCCAAGTGCGCAGTATTGCGAAATCTGTAAAAGGATTTGCTACATTAGACGTTGTAACGAGAGACGAGAATCTTGGTGGCTTCCGGGCAATTCCTGATGGCATGCGTCAGATGTTTAATCTTTATGATAGCCTTATTGTTTTAGAAGATGATATCCTTTTATCTCCATTTGCTTTAGAATATTTTAATAACGCTTTGAATAAGTATGAGGACAAAAGAAGCGTTTTCACTATTTCAGCCTGGAGTCCATCTGCAAATTTTATTCGCGCACCAAGGGATTACCCTTTTGAGGTTTGTTTTTTCCCCAACTTTGGAGGTTGGGGTTGGGCCATATGGAAAGATAGATTCGATTTGATTGACTGGAGCTTTCCTGAAAAAGAAGATATAGAAAACTACCCAGTATTATTAAACAATATGGCATGCATTCAACCTAATTTAGTTAAATTAATGTTACACCAGAAGCATAAAATAAATTGGGATGTTTGTGTAGATTTTTATCGTTTTAAAAATGGACTATTGTCACTTTTCCCACTAAAGTCTTTAGCTGTTAATATTGGATTATTCTCTGGCCAACATCCAGTGAATTCTATTCCTCAATACATGGATATACAGTTGACTAGTGATCATGCTCCAGATTTGATTGACTACGTTTTTTGTGATCCACGTCTAATGAGGAAATTTCTTTTAGCATTTTCAGGAGATCGGAGCTTCGCTTTTTTTTCTCGGATGATTAACTGGTGCAAGTGCATTTTTAGTCAGAAATTTATATAAAGAACAGCATTGGATTGAAATTTTGCAATTTTGATATAGCAGAATAGGATCGGCGCTGGAACCTAATCGTAGCTTTCGCCATGAGCTGCAGACACCGCGCGTCATTCTTTTCAGCGGCTGAGAAGAAGAAGAAGAAGAAGAAGAAGAAGAAGAAGAAGAAGAAGAAGAAGAAGAACGGAAATGATAGCAGTGCCTTGCTCATGAACTAGCAGAACTGATAGAAATCAATATATCAGATTTGCATCAAGAGTTACTTTGGCACTATAGGGTGTTGTGAAGAACAGCGTTTGAGCCTTGGGGGATTTTGTGACTAAGTTCCTTCCTGTTTGCGAACCGCTACTGCAGGGCAATGAGCTTGCCTACGTTACAGAAGCAATATCCACCAGCTGGATTTCTTCTTCAGGTAAATACGTCTCCGCTTTTGAAGAAGCTTTTGCTGCTTACTGCGGAACAAGACACGCTATTGCCGTCTGCAACGGCACAGTGGCTCTCCATTTGGCCCTGCGGGCACTGGGCGTCGGCCCGGGGGATGAAGTTATCATTCCGGACTTTACCATGATTGCCTCGGCATTGGCGATCTGCTACTGCGGTGCCAAGCCCGTCTTTGTGGATGCCGACGCGATTACCTGGAATATAGATACTGCTGCAATAGAGCAGAAAATCAATCCGGCCACAAAGGGTATCATGGCCGTGCATATTTTCGGCAACCCTTGTGACATGGCTGCCTTACAGCACATTGCTGACCGTTACGGACTCTGGCTGATGGAAGACGCTGCGGAGGCTCATGGCGCGCTTTTCCAAGGGCGTGGAGTGGGCAACCTGTCCCGCATTGCAGGTTTCAGCTTTTTTG is a genomic window containing:
- a CDS encoding glycosyltransferase; amino-acid sequence: MPAPIAIFAFNRPDLLQQTIAALMANPLSEKSNVTIFCDGPRDEAEALLTGQVRSIAKSVKGFATLDVVTRDENLGGFRAIPDGMRQMFNLYDSLIVLEDDILLSPFALEYFNNALNKYEDKRSVFTISAWSPSANFIRAPRDYPFEVCFFPNFGGWGWAIWKDRFDLIDWSFPEKEDIENYPVLLNNMACIQPNLVKLMLHQKHKINWDVCVDFYRFKNGLLSLFPLKSLAVNIGLFSGQHPVNSIPQYMDIQLTSDHAPDLIDYVFCDPRLMRKFLLAFSGDRSFAFFSRMINWCKCIFSQKFI